The window TTGACATGAGTCACGGCGTCGGCCGTCGTACCGGCGTCGACGAGCGCCTGCTCCATGCACGCCCGCGCACCGGCACCGTCGGGATGCGGTGCCGTGAGGTGGTGGGCGTCGGAGGTACGGCCGTATCCGGTCAGCGTGGCGTAGATCCGGGCGCCCCGCGCGCGGGCGAGGTCCAGCCGTTCCAGCACCAGGAACGCAGCCCCTTCGGCGAGGACGAATCCCTGCCGCCCGACGTCGAACGGCCGTGACGCGGCGGCGGGATCCTCGCACTCGGTGACCATCGCACCGGCCCGCCCGAAGGCCAGCGCGGTCGTCGGGGTCAGGGGGCTGTCGTGGCCTCCCGCCACCACCACGTCCGCACACCCGGCCCGGATCATCTGCATCGCCTCCCCCACCGCATGCGTCCCGGAGGCACAGGCGGTGGAGACCGTCAGGCTCGGGCCGGTGATACCGAGCCGGGCACTGATCCAGTACGCCCCCGCGTTGTGCATCAGCCGAGGCGCGTACAGCACATCGGGATGCCCGATGCCGTTCTCCTGACTGATCACCCCGCCGTAGCCGGTGCCGGTGACCACCGCCCGCCGACCGGCTGCGACATGGAGCCCGCCGGCGTCCTCGACGGCGTCCGCGGCCGCGCACACGGCCATCTGCACCGAACGGTCGGCCCGCCGTACCTCCTTGGGCGTCAGATAACCGCCCGGGTCGAAGTCGGGCATCGCACACGCCGGGTACACCACTGCGCCCTCGTCGTCGAAAACATGCAGCGACGTCGCCGAACGGCACTCCGCCAGGCTCTCCCACAGCGCTGCCGGACTCGCTCCGGCGGCGCACCGCACTCCCAGGCCGGTGACGGCGACAGCGGGTCGGCGGATCATCGGGCGAGGGGGCTGCGGGCGGCATGGGTGCGCAGCCTCACGATGAGGTCGGCCACATCACCCACGGTGGACACTCCGGCCTTGTCGGTCCCCTTCAGGGACACTCCGAACAGCTCCTCCGACGCCACTTCCAGCTCGGTGATGTCCAGGCTGTCGGCTCCCAGGTCGGCCACCAGCCGGGCCTGCGGCACGACCGCCTCCGGCGGCACCGACATCACCCGCGCGCACAGCGGGCGCAGTGCTTCCCATACGTCGCCGTGTTCCACATCCATGCAACTGCCTCCATCTCCTGGTGCCGTCAGGGCTGACTCACACCGACGGCGTCGCCGTCCGGGCCCATGTCTCGAACTCCGTGACGACCGCGTCGGCGAGCCGTCTCGCGTCGTTCGGGCGCAGGTTGCACACCGCGGTGAGCGTGAACGCGTCCCCCGCCTGTGCCAGGGCGAAGCTGACCGTGCCCGGGTGCTGCAAGGGCGGCAGCCCGACCGTGCGCACGAGCCGACGGTCCTGGAAGACGCTCGATCCGCCGGGCCACTTCATGGCCGTGGTCGCGGTCGCCGCGAAGCAGGAGTGCCGGCCGCGGTCGGCCAGCAGCCTGGTCACCCAAGGGCCCGTCCGGCGTACCGCCTCCGCCGCGGGGAACAGCACGGTGGCGTGCACCGCGGCCCGGTCGGGGACGGTGGCCATCGCGGCCTGACACGCCCGCAGCCGCGCCACGGGACCGTCCACGTCGACGGGCAACGGAACCCGAACGACTGTGAGCGTGTTCCCGAGTTCTCTCGGATTCGCCCGGGTGCGCAGATCACACGGTACGGCCGTGTACACGGGTTCATCCCGCTGCCGCCACCGCCGTACCGGCCCGTACTGGGTCCGCAGCGCCCCGGCCACCGCACCCACGAGCAGCTCGTTCAACGTCGCGCCCCGGCCGTCGGCCGGCTGTCGGCGGGCGGATCGGACCGTGTGCGCGGACAGTTCGCTCACCGCGACCGAGGGATACGTCTGCTCCGCCGGCCGCATCGGAAGGGCCTGTCCCGCGGCCGCCATCGCCCTGAGCTCCCTGCCCGCCGCCCGCAGCCCGGTACGCGACAGCGCCGCCGACCGGCCCGGCTCCCTCGTCTCCACGGGGCTGTCCATCAACAAGCGCATCAACGTCGCCAGGGAGCGCCCGTCCAGCAGCACATGCTGGGCCACGAGCGCCAGAGCGAAGTCGCCGCCGTGCGCCGCGTCCGGGACCACGAAGAGCCGCCAGGGCGGCACGCCACCGCCGAGCGGCCGGTCCACGCTCTCCGCCCACAGGTCGTCCAACTTGTTGCGTGCCACGGTGACATGTACAGCCGGATCGAACGGTCCCGGTACGGCCCACCGCACCCGCCCCGGCCGCGCCGTCCCGCCGTCGCCCGGTGAACGGTCGAGCACACAGTTCATCCGCTCCAGGCCCGTCCACCGCTCGGCGACACGCGCCCGCACCCGCTCCACATCGGGCCGCTCAC of the Streptomyces sp. T12 genome contains:
- a CDS encoding beta-ketoacyl synthase codes for the protein MIRRPAVAVTGLGVRCAAGASPAALWESLAECRSATSLHVFDDEGAVVYPACAMPDFDPGGYLTPKEVRRADRSVQMAVCAAADAVEDAGGLHVAAGRRAVVTGTGYGGVISQENGIGHPDVLYAPRLMHNAGAYWISARLGITGPSLTVSTACASGTHAVGEAMQMIRAGCADVVVAGGHDSPLTPTTALAFGRAGAMVTECEDPAAASRPFDVGRQGFVLAEGAAFLVLERLDLARARGARIYATLTGYGRTSDAHHLTAPHPDGAGARACMEQALVDAGTTADAVTHVNAHGTGTELNDLAEARAISALFGSRAVPVTAPKAVTGHGLGLAGALEAVITAWSVHEGLAPPTAHLTRLDPRCELDVVTAEPRKIPDGPVISNSFAFGGHNACVVFDSPHA
- a CDS encoding WS/DGAT domain-containing protein; amino-acid sequence: MRLSCADEMLLLNGCPGVIGLATVFAGERPDVERVRARVAERWTGLERMNCVLDRSPGDGGTARPGRVRWAVPGPFDPAVHVTVARNKLDDLWAESVDRPLGGGVPPWRLFVVPDAAHGGDFALALVAQHVLLDGRSLATLMRLLMDSPVETREPGRSAALSRTGLRAAGRELRAMAAAGQALPMRPAEQTYPSVAVSELSAHTVRSARRQPADGRGATLNELLVGAVAGALRTQYGPVRRWRQRDEPVYTAVPCDLRTRANPRELGNTLTVVRVPLPVDVDGPVARLRACQAAMATVPDRAAVHATVLFPAAEAVRRTGPWVTRLLADRGRHSCFAATATTAMKWPGGSSVFQDRRLVRTVGLPPLQHPGTVSFALAQAGDAFTLTAVCNLRPNDARRLADAVVTEFETWARTATPSV
- a CDS encoding acyl carrier protein translates to MDVEHGDVWEALRPLCARVMSVPPEAVVPQARLVADLGADSLDITELEVASEELFGVSLKGTDKAGVSTVGDVADLIVRLRTHAARSPLAR